In the genome of Flexistipes sinusarabici DSM 4947, one region contains:
- a CDS encoding Mrp/NBP35 family ATP-binding protein: MGSNCNEESSCNTCGSDSSCDTSEKEKHTEEIIKKKLYKIDNKLMVMSGKGGVGKSTVTVNLAAMLASLGNKVGIIDADIHGPNIPKMLGIKEKGVLSTSEGIIPFEPIPNLKVMSVAFLLKNDDDAVIWRAPLKHSLIQQFVSDVEWGNLDYLIIDLPPGTGDEPLSVTHIMGELDGSIIVTTPQEVALLDARKSVTFSRKINVETLGIVENMSGFVCPHCGEKTEIFKTGGGEKAAKELDVDFLGSIPLDPQLVANGDEGTPYVVKNENSPVTKAFQSVAEKIIKKSSLKA; the protein is encoded by the coding sequence ATGGGTTCCAACTGTAATGAAGAAAGTTCCTGTAACACATGTGGTTCCGACAGTAGCTGCGACACATCGGAGAAAGAAAAACACACTGAAGAAATTATCAAAAAGAAGTTATATAAAATCGATAACAAATTAATGGTGATGAGCGGAAAAGGGGGAGTCGGTAAGTCAACCGTTACAGTAAACCTGGCAGCCATGCTCGCTTCACTGGGAAACAAAGTCGGAATTATCGACGCGGATATCCACGGACCAAATATCCCGAAGATGCTCGGCATCAAAGAAAAGGGTGTTTTATCAACCTCCGAGGGAATTATCCCTTTTGAACCGATTCCCAATTTAAAAGTGATGTCTGTTGCATTTCTTCTGAAAAATGATGACGATGCAGTAATATGGAGAGCACCTTTAAAACACAGTCTGATTCAGCAGTTTGTAAGTGACGTGGAATGGGGAAATCTGGATTATCTTATCATAGACCTGCCCCCCGGCACCGGTGATGAACCATTAAGTGTCACCCATATCATGGGAGAACTCGACGGAAGCATAATTGTAACCACACCACAGGAAGTTGCTCTGCTGGATGCAAGAAAATCTGTTACATTCAGCAGAAAAATAAATGTGGAAACTCTCGGCATAGTTGAAAACATGAGCGGATTCGTCTGCCCTCACTGCGGAGAAAAGACTGAAATATTCAAAACGGGAGGCGGGGAAAAAGCAGCAAAAGAGCTGGATGTGGACTTCCTGGGGAGTATTCCTCTCGATCCGCAACTTGTTGCAAACGGTGACGAGGGTACACCTTACGTTGTAAAAAATGAAAACAGTCCTGTAACAAAAGCATTCCAGTCTGTGGCTGAAAAAATAATAAAAAAATCCTCACTTAAAGCCTGA
- a CDS encoding pyruvate carboxylase gives MRIKKLMSANRGEISIRTFRACTELGIRTVAIYSEEDKYSLHRYKADEAYLVGAGLEPVQAYLNIDEIIDLALRKNIDAIHPGYGFLSESYEFAEACEKAGIMFIGPKPETLKIFGDKQTAKNLAKECNVPVIEGSDGEVKNYEEAVKVAKYIGYPVLLKATAGGGGRGIRVVESEKDLKDNFEASKREALKAFGKDGIIIEKYIKNPKHIEVQLLADKFGNTFHLYERDCSIQRRHQKVIEIAPSINIPKDTLDKLYEDSVNIGKRANLVSAATVEFLVDEKGKHYFLEVNPRIQVEHTVTELITGVDIVQAQIFIAAGEKLSYPLIGLNKQSDVYKHGFAIQSRVTTEDPENQFMPDTGEIEAYRTAAGFGVRLDAGNGFAGAVISPHYDSLLVKVSSWATTLEQAARKMDRALKEFRIRGVKTNIQFLENVVMHEDFIKGTFSTNFVDNTPALYRFKEQRDRATKALKFLANNIVNNPSGVKITDDVTLPPIKSFPPKFGEKIPSGTKDILNRKGVQGVLDYIRQSQEVLFTDTTFRDAHQSLLATRFRTIDMLNIADAYSHHMHELFSLEMWGGATFDVAYRFLKESPWDRLRLLREKIPNVLFQMLLRASNAVGYTNYPDNVVKRFIKLSADNGIDVFRIFDCFNWIEQLKPAIEEVKKHNKICEASICYTGDISDKNRTKYDLEYYIKLANELAAAGTDIIGIKDMAGLLKPYASQTLVKAIKDETGLPVHFHTHDTSGNGEAAALMAIEAGADVVDAAVSSMSGLTSQPNLGSIYSAIEYTDKASSLDKIWTQNISDYFDRVRRYYFPFESGMKSASAEVYDHEIPGGQYSNLIVQVEAMGLIDKWEEVRRMYAEVNDELGDIIKVTPSSKVVGDMALFMVRNELEIKDLYEKGETLSFPDSVVAFFKGLLGQPYGGFNEKLRKIVLKNEKAIKERPGEKLPPYDFNNVKKRLEKKYDRKLSDIDIISYALYPQVFEEWLNFTDEFGDPSIFSTRSFFYPLKKEEEIQVDIEEGKTLIIKYLGESEPDEKAYLKIFFELNGQPRTVKIKDEKLTDVIKSNVKGDSSDPKQICATMPGKILKVNVKQGEKVAKGDLLIITEAMKMETKITASCDGEVEKIYLHEGDKIESGDLLISLA, from the coding sequence ATGAGAATAAAAAAGTTAATGTCCGCCAACAGAGGCGAAATTTCAATAAGAACTTTCAGGGCTTGTACAGAGCTTGGCATCAGAACCGTAGCCATTTATTCCGAAGAGGACAAATATTCCCTCCACCGTTACAAAGCCGATGAGGCCTACCTTGTAGGTGCAGGACTTGAGCCTGTACAGGCGTACCTTAATATCGATGAAATTATTGATTTGGCCTTAAGAAAAAACATCGACGCAATTCATCCCGGATACGGTTTTTTGTCGGAATCTTACGAATTTGCCGAAGCCTGCGAGAAAGCAGGTATTATGTTTATAGGGCCCAAGCCGGAAACATTAAAAATTTTCGGAGATAAACAAACTGCCAAAAATCTTGCCAAAGAATGCAATGTGCCCGTCATAGAAGGTTCAGACGGCGAGGTAAAAAACTATGAAGAAGCTGTAAAAGTTGCTAAATACATCGGATATCCCGTATTGCTCAAAGCAACTGCAGGAGGAGGCGGCCGAGGTATCAGAGTTGTTGAAAGCGAAAAAGATTTAAAAGATAATTTTGAAGCATCCAAAAGAGAAGCTCTTAAAGCTTTCGGCAAAGACGGCATTATTATAGAAAAATATATAAAGAATCCCAAACATATAGAAGTTCAGCTGCTTGCTGATAAATTCGGCAATACTTTTCATCTGTATGAAAGAGACTGTTCTATTCAGAGAAGACATCAAAAGGTAATTGAAATTGCCCCTTCTATCAACATCCCTAAGGATACCTTGGACAAACTCTATGAAGATTCAGTTAATATAGGCAAGAGAGCAAACCTTGTCAGCGCTGCTACAGTTGAATTCTTGGTGGATGAAAAAGGAAAACACTACTTTCTGGAAGTCAACCCCCGTATTCAGGTTGAACATACTGTGACGGAACTTATTACTGGTGTTGATATAGTTCAGGCCCAAATTTTTATCGCAGCCGGTGAAAAATTGAGTTATCCGCTGATAGGCTTAAATAAGCAATCTGATGTGTACAAACACGGATTTGCAATCCAAAGCCGTGTCACAACTGAGGATCCTGAAAATCAGTTTATGCCGGATACCGGTGAAATTGAGGCATACAGGACTGCCGCCGGCTTCGGGGTGCGCCTTGACGCGGGAAACGGTTTTGCCGGTGCTGTAATATCGCCTCACTACGACTCCCTTCTCGTTAAAGTATCCTCATGGGCAACTACCCTGGAGCAGGCCGCCAGAAAAATGGACAGGGCACTGAAAGAATTCCGTATCAGAGGTGTAAAAACAAACATTCAGTTTCTTGAAAATGTTGTCATGCATGAAGACTTTATAAAAGGCACCTTTAGCACAAATTTTGTGGATAATACCCCGGCATTATACAGATTCAAGGAGCAGAGAGACAGAGCAACCAAAGCATTGAAATTTCTTGCAAATAATATTGTAAACAACCCCTCTGGCGTTAAAATTACCGATGATGTTACTCTGCCTCCAATAAAATCTTTTCCTCCGAAATTCGGTGAAAAAATTCCGAGCGGAACCAAAGATATTCTGAACAGAAAAGGTGTTCAGGGGGTATTGGACTATATAAGGCAGTCCCAGGAAGTTCTCTTTACTGACACAACATTCAGAGATGCCCATCAGTCACTGCTTGCCACAAGATTCAGGACAATCGATATGCTGAATATAGCTGATGCCTACTCACATCATATGCACGAACTTTTCTCTCTGGAAATGTGGGGTGGTGCAACATTTGATGTTGCGTACAGATTTCTCAAAGAATCACCCTGGGACAGGCTGAGACTTTTAAGAGAAAAAATTCCCAATGTTCTTTTCCAAATGCTCTTAAGAGCTTCTAATGCCGTAGGTTACACAAACTATCCGGACAACGTTGTAAAAAGGTTTATAAAACTTTCAGCCGACAACGGCATAGATGTCTTCCGTATTTTCGACTGCTTTAACTGGATAGAGCAGCTTAAACCTGCAATCGAGGAAGTGAAAAAACATAATAAAATCTGTGAGGCCTCCATATGCTATACAGGTGATATTTCCGATAAAAACAGAACAAAGTATGATCTCGAATATTATATAAAATTGGCCAATGAGCTGGCTGCAGCCGGCACCGACATTATCGGTATCAAAGATATGGCGGGGCTTTTAAAACCATACGCATCCCAAACGCTGGTAAAGGCAATCAAAGATGAAACTGGACTTCCCGTTCATTTTCATACACATGACACCAGTGGTAACGGAGAAGCTGCTGCACTTATGGCTATTGAAGCTGGAGCTGATGTAGTGGACGCCGCTGTAAGCTCCATGAGCGGACTTACGAGTCAGCCCAATCTTGGTTCAATATATTCGGCAATTGAGTATACTGACAAAGCTTCGAGTCTGGACAAAATATGGACACAAAATATTTCAGATTACTTCGACAGGGTGAGAAGGTATTATTTCCCATTTGAAAGCGGCATGAAATCAGCATCAGCTGAGGTCTATGACCATGAGATACCCGGTGGACAGTATTCCAACCTTATTGTGCAGGTGGAAGCCATGGGTCTGATAGACAAGTGGGAAGAAGTCAGGCGGATGTATGCCGAAGTGAATGATGAACTGGGCGACATTATAAAAGTGACACCTTCCTCCAAGGTTGTTGGTGACATGGCTTTGTTTATGGTAAGAAACGAATTGGAAATAAAAGATTTGTATGAAAAGGGTGAAACCCTTTCTTTCCCTGACTCCGTCGTAGCATTTTTCAAAGGGCTGCTCGGTCAGCCATACGGCGGATTTAACGAAAAACTCAGAAAGATTGTACTTAAAAATGAAAAAGCTATAAAGGAGAGACCCGGCGAGAAACTTCCTCCCTATGATTTCAACAATGTTAAAAAACGTCTGGAGAAAAAATATGACAGAAAACTCTCGGACATTGATATAATTTCGTATGCTTTATACCCTCAGGTTTTTGAAGAGTGGTTAAATTTTACGGACGAATTCGGAGACCCTTCTATTTTCAGTACACGCTCTTTCTTCTACCCGTTGAAAAAAGAAGAAGAGATTCAGGTGGATATCGAAGAAGGAAAAACCCTTATTATTAAATATCTCGGTGAAAGTGAACCGGATGAAAAAGCATACCTGAAAATATTTTTTGAACTTAACGGCCAACCCAGAACGGTAAAAATAAAAGACGAAAAATTAACAGATGTTATTAAATCAAATGTAAAAGGTGATTCTTCGGATCCCAAACAGATTTGCGCAACAATGCCCGGAAAAATATTGAAAGTCAATGTGAAACAGGGAGAAAAGGTTGCCAAAGGCGATCTGCTCATCATCACGGAAGCTATGAAAATGGAAACAAAAATCACCGCCAGCTGTGACGGTGAAGTGGAAAAAATCTACCTGCATGAAGGAGATAAGATAGAATCGGGCGATTTGCTTATATCTCTTGCCTGA
- the thiI gene encoding tRNA uracil 4-sulfurtransferase ThiI, protein MKKCLLISVGELILKGKNRNIFENTLIKKIKEKAETIGPYEFKKYRARYAVIAETDDANLQELILKFRKIFGITVIFQGYVVSRDIDSIKKSVLKVAEKNSTFKIRSKRHDKSYSIKSLDLNREIGEFVLSEVQGTSVDVHNPKQVINIEIFEDSVIVFTEAVRGMGGLPYGTAGRVVSLFSGGIDSPVASWMMMKRGCEIIPVHFHTPPYTGEGSILKVKDLIKHLADFAGKPLVSYFVNFTSVQLAVKKCVPDKYVTVVSRRFMGRIAEEIASLKNAKGIVTGEALAQVASQTLENMLCVDGVFGLTVLRPLVGLDKEEIVKKARYIGTYDISIRKEVDCCHLFVPKRPETKANIAGVCNAEKKVFEQLGTDWKYDCIVEKIG, encoded by the coding sequence ATGAAAAAATGTCTTCTTATAAGTGTCGGGGAACTTATTCTTAAAGGGAAAAACAGAAATATTTTTGAAAATACCCTCATAAAAAAAATAAAAGAGAAAGCAGAAACAATAGGTCCTTACGAATTTAAAAAATACAGAGCACGTTATGCAGTTATCGCAGAAACTGATGATGCCAATCTTCAGGAACTCATTTTAAAATTCAGAAAAATTTTCGGAATTACGGTTATTTTTCAGGGATATGTTGTTTCAAGAGATATTGACTCAATAAAGAAAAGTGTTTTAAAAGTAGCTGAAAAGAATTCCACGTTCAAAATCCGCAGTAAACGTCATGATAAATCTTATTCCATTAAGTCGCTTGATCTGAACCGTGAAATCGGAGAATTTGTTCTCTCGGAAGTCCAGGGGACAAGCGTTGACGTGCATAATCCGAAGCAGGTTATAAATATTGAGATTTTTGAAGACTCGGTAATTGTGTTTACAGAGGCGGTAAGGGGTATGGGAGGGCTGCCGTATGGGACAGCAGGCAGAGTTGTTTCTCTTTTTTCAGGAGGGATTGATTCTCCCGTTGCTTCCTGGATGATGATGAAGCGTGGATGTGAAATAATCCCTGTGCATTTTCATACACCCCCTTATACCGGTGAAGGTTCTATTCTGAAGGTTAAAGATTTGATAAAACATCTCGCAGATTTTGCCGGTAAACCGTTAGTTTCATATTTTGTTAATTTTACGTCTGTTCAGCTTGCCGTTAAAAAATGTGTTCCTGACAAGTACGTGACAGTTGTCAGCAGACGCTTTATGGGGCGTATTGCCGAAGAAATCGCCAGCTTGAAAAATGCTAAAGGGATTGTTACAGGTGAGGCCCTTGCACAGGTTGCAAGTCAGACGCTTGAAAATATGCTGTGCGTGGACGGGGTCTTTGGGTTAACTGTTCTAAGGCCTTTGGTGGGGCTGGATAAAGAAGAAATCGTAAAGAAAGCCCGTTATATAGGAACATATGATATATCCATAAGAAAAGAGGTTGACTGCTGCCATTTGTTTGTACCTAAAAGACCGGAGACGAAAGCTAATATTGCCGGTGTCTGCAATGCTGAAAAAAAAGTGTTTGAGCAGCTGGGAACGGATTGGAAATATGACTGCATTGTTGAAAAAATAGGTTAA
- a CDS encoding cysteine desulfurase family protein: MIYLDYAATTPVYSEIRKKIPDLLDRYNFNPSALYSAGVQTREALGNARRQLAFYLNVSPNNIIFTSSATEAANMVFKGLNYKSANKILLSNLEHKSVIESAESASELGAEAIYIKHHREELKFEDIRPFIDENVRICSVMLVNNETGAVNQLEKLAYEIKSYSKDILVFADIVQGFGKIPVNLENIDFASISGHKLGSMKGAGCLYVKKPEIIKPLIVGGGQEFGLRSGTENVVAVLTLIQALKTTAKLYEENGEHLKKLKKKMVDFCDKMRFHINSPENSVDYIFNFSTGKLSSEVLINHLSSKEIYVSAASACAKGGVSRVLKNMGYSDGIAATALRVSLHPDVKEEDIDKLIHEIRWASENLVL, encoded by the coding sequence ATGATATATCTTGATTATGCTGCTACAACACCGGTTTACAGTGAAATAAGGAAAAAGATTCCCGATTTACTGGACAGATATAATTTCAACCCCTCAGCTCTGTATTCTGCCGGGGTTCAAACACGCGAAGCGCTGGGGAATGCCAGAAGGCAGCTCGCTTTTTATCTGAACGTTTCTCCGAATAACATAATTTTCACATCTTCAGCTACAGAAGCCGCCAACATGGTTTTTAAAGGCCTTAATTATAAATCTGCAAATAAAATCCTACTGAGCAATCTTGAGCATAAATCCGTGATTGAAAGTGCCGAAAGTGCGTCGGAGTTGGGAGCGGAAGCCATTTATATTAAGCACCACAGAGAGGAATTGAAGTTTGAGGATATAAGGCCGTTTATTGATGAGAATGTCAGAATTTGTTCGGTAATGCTTGTGAATAATGAAACGGGCGCTGTCAATCAGCTGGAGAAACTTGCCTATGAAATAAAAAGTTATTCAAAAGATATTTTGGTTTTCGCAGATATAGTTCAGGGTTTCGGTAAAATTCCGGTTAACCTTGAAAACATTGATTTTGCCAGTATCAGCGGGCATAAACTTGGGTCGATGAAAGGAGCCGGTTGCCTGTATGTGAAAAAACCCGAAATAATCAAACCGTTGATTGTGGGCGGCGGGCAGGAATTCGGTCTCAGAAGCGGTACGGAAAATGTTGTGGCTGTGCTGACTCTGATACAAGCATTGAAAACTACTGCAAAATTGTACGAAGAAAACGGGGAGCATCTTAAAAAGCTGAAGAAAAAGATGGTAGATTTCTGTGATAAAATGCGTTTTCATATAAATTCTCCTGAAAATTCTGTGGATTACATCTTTAATTTTTCAACAGGGAAGCTGTCTTCAGAAGTATTGATTAATCACCTTTCTTCAAAAGAGATTTATGTATCGGCAGCTTCGGCATGCGCAAAGGGCGGTGTCAGCAGGGTGCTTAAAAATATGGGTTACTCGGATGGCATAGCTGCAACAGCTTTGAGGGTTTCTTTACATCCTGATGTGAAGGAAGAGGATATCGATAAACTTATACATGAAATCCGGTGGGCGTCCGAAAATCTGGTGTTGTGA
- a CDS encoding molybdopterin-dependent oxidoreductase, with protein MLSYCSKDCPDLCSFDITVKGGKADIKPSQHYFLDVPFVCTKLKHFFDREFSDVKSFVKNAAEEQKPCSHKDAVWETAQFLKRNRDRKILLIKGSGSLGYNMHYWDKLFSSFPNCWFVEGSPCDETGISAHIEDFGCIKNPRITNLFQADTIMLFGKNAKNCSPHLYAYLKKMKKIGKNIVYIDPVKTATAGLADKFIRINPGADGLLAAALLEEIVPGQGYKIEGFFDKTGLLSEDFDYLRGSVKSGKTAFIQGFGLQRYSNGANIVNWINKLAVYTNNEQLLYYGKSSQENLNKPEIAKKNRVNIADITHKMGEGFFDIYVVVGANPVITYPEPLLQIKEFGNKNLICVDTNYTETSRYADYFIKSAGMFAQDDFSESYFFNVKGERRAVNSGALSDVQIACSIGEILQTDVSLKKKSKTEPVKFRKYIKRDLKLKEPHVEKDKFRLLTVSHYFYLNSQLADKYRDIDNYVFISGKNADELNVSNGDLIRVYNETGEFLSYCKISNMVENKTILVYKNRKLVKGWPNMVSKSMPTDSKTGLAYYDTFVNVERLDG; from the coding sequence ATGTTGTCATACTGTTCCAAAGATTGTCCCGATTTGTGCTCCTTTGATATAACCGTGAAAGGCGGAAAGGCTGATATTAAACCTTCTCAACATTATTTTCTTGATGTGCCCTTTGTATGTACAAAGCTTAAACACTTTTTTGACAGGGAGTTTTCCGACGTTAAATCGTTTGTGAAAAACGCCGCTGAAGAGCAGAAGCCCTGCTCACATAAAGATGCGGTTTGGGAGACTGCACAGTTTCTGAAGCGGAACCGTGATAGAAAGATACTGTTAATTAAAGGTTCCGGGAGCTTAGGGTACAATATGCATTATTGGGATAAACTGTTCAGCAGTTTTCCTAACTGCTGGTTTGTGGAGGGTAGTCCCTGTGATGAAACGGGGATATCTGCTCATATAGAAGACTTTGGCTGCATAAAAAATCCCCGGATTACGAATCTCTTTCAAGCTGATACGATTATGTTGTTTGGCAAAAATGCAAAAAACTGCAGCCCGCATTTATATGCATACTTGAAAAAGATGAAAAAAATCGGGAAAAATATTGTGTATATTGATCCAGTGAAAACTGCCACTGCAGGACTTGCCGATAAATTTATCAGAATCAATCCCGGAGCCGACGGGTTACTGGCAGCGGCACTTCTGGAGGAAATTGTGCCTGGTCAGGGATACAAGATTGAGGGGTTTTTTGACAAAACAGGACTTTTATCTGAAGATTTTGATTATTTGAGGGGGTCTGTCAAGAGCGGTAAAACGGCATTTATCCAAGGTTTTGGTTTGCAGCGATATTCAAACGGTGCCAATATTGTAAACTGGATAAACAAGCTGGCTGTATATACGAACAATGAACAGCTTCTTTATTACGGAAAGTCATCACAGGAAAATCTTAATAAGCCGGAGATTGCCAAAAAGAACAGAGTGAATATTGCAGATATCACTCATAAAATGGGAGAAGGGTTTTTTGATATCTATGTTGTGGTGGGAGCAAATCCGGTTATTACCTATCCTGAGCCCCTGTTACAGATTAAGGAGTTTGGTAATAAAAACCTTATTTGCGTAGATACCAATTATACAGAGACGAGCAGATATGCGGATTATTTCATCAAATCTGCTGGTATGTTTGCCCAGGATGATTTTAGCGAAAGCTATTTTTTTAATGTAAAAGGTGAAAGACGGGCAGTGAATTCCGGGGCTCTTTCTGATGTGCAGATTGCCTGCAGTATCGGTGAAATCCTGCAAACAGATGTAAGTCTGAAAAAGAAAAGTAAAACGGAACCTGTCAAGTTCCGAAAATACATAAAAAGAGATCTTAAACTGAAAGAGCCGCACGTGGAAAAGGATAAGTTCAGGCTGCTTACGGTCTCCCATTATTTTTATCTGAACTCTCAGCTGGCAGATAAGTACAGAGATATCGACAATTATGTTTTCATCAGCGGCAAAAATGCTGATGAACTAAATGTTTCAAATGGTGATCTGATTAGGGTATATAACGAAACCGGTGAATTTTTGAGCTATTGTAAAATTAGCAATATGGTTGAAAATAAAACGATACTCGTATATAAGAACAGAAAACTTGTTAAAGGATGGCCGAACATGGTGAGTAAAAGTATGCCAACCGATTCAAAAACCGGGCTTGCTTACTACGATACTTTTGTGAATGTGGAGAGATTAGATGGCTAA
- the pstB gene encoding phosphate ABC transporter ATP-binding protein PstB codes for MSADVMIKVEKMSFYYGDFKALNDINLDFLKNHVTALIGPSGCGKSTFLRCLNRMNDLIPDTKIDGRILFGDVDIYDPKIDVVELRKRIGMVFQKPNPFPKSIYENVAYAPKIHGIANKGPQMDDLVEESLRKAGLWDEVKDRLTEVATNLSGGQQQRLCIARAIAMQPDILLMDEPASALDPIATQKIEDLIFELKERYTIIIVTHSMQQAARVSDYTAFFYMGDLIEVGDTQEIFTQPAKKQTEDYITGRFG; via the coding sequence ATGTCCGCCGATGTAATGATAAAAGTTGAAAAGATGAGTTTTTATTATGGTGATTTTAAAGCGCTGAACGATATAAACCTGGATTTTCTGAAAAATCATGTAACCGCCCTTATAGGACCTTCAGGCTGCGGCAAAAGTACATTTCTAAGGTGCCTGAACAGAATGAACGATCTGATTCCGGATACCAAGATTGACGGGAGAATTTTATTCGGTGATGTTGATATTTATGACCCCAAAATAGATGTGGTGGAGTTGAGAAAACGAATTGGCATGGTGTTTCAGAAACCCAATCCTTTTCCAAAAAGTATTTATGAAAATGTAGCTTATGCTCCTAAAATTCATGGTATTGCCAACAAAGGTCCCCAGATGGACGATCTCGTTGAAGAATCCCTCCGCAAAGCAGGTTTATGGGATGAAGTGAAGGACAGGCTTACTGAAGTGGCAACCAATTTGTCAGGCGGACAGCAACAGAGGCTGTGTATTGCACGGGCCATAGCCATGCAGCCGGATATCCTTTTAATGGACGAGCCGGCTTCAGCACTTGATCCTATTGCTACACAGAAAATTGAAGATCTGATTTTTGAGCTGAAGGAGCGTTATACGATAATAATTGTTACCCACAGCATGCAGCAGGCTGCCAGAGTCTCTGACTATACGGCATTTTTCTATATGGGTGATTTGATTGAAGTTGGAGACACACAGGAGATTTTTACTCAACCGGCTAAAAAACAGACGGAAGATTATATCACGGGAAGATTCGGATAA
- the pstA gene encoding phosphate ABC transporter permease PstA, with amino-acid sequence MSSLIESSQANKKRYRAEKRFKFYGFAALLLSLGFLIFFFTDIVSKSYTAFMQTEIKTKITYTKETVEIPPLAVNEEVRDFVSHGFVRIIPSQVENNPDLMGKTVTRWVVAKDSVDQYIKGQPNGLSSSDKQKIDKLKKAGKIELAFNKYFFINGDSKLPEISGIFSAAVGTLYVIILTVLFSVPIGVMSAIYLEEYAPDNMLTRSIEVNINNLAAIPSILFGLLGLAVFINFFGVPRSSALAGGLTLSLMTLPVIIISTRASLQAVPDSIRHGALAVGASKWQMIWHHILPVSVPGILTGTILGVARAMGETAPLLLVGMMAYIPEAPDSFTDAATVLPAQIYTWASASQRAYVERTAAAIIVLLAILLTLNAAAIWLRNKNEKKW; translated from the coding sequence ATGTCATCGCTTATTGAGTCTTCGCAGGCAAATAAAAAAAGGTACAGAGCGGAAAAACGCTTCAAATTTTACGGTTTTGCTGCATTGCTTCTGTCGCTGGGATTTTTGATTTTCTTTTTTACTGATATTGTCAGTAAAAGTTATACCGCTTTTATGCAAACAGAGATAAAAACGAAAATCACTTATACAAAGGAAACCGTGGAAATCCCCCCTTTGGCAGTAAACGAGGAAGTGAGGGATTTTGTCAGTCACGGTTTTGTGAGAATAATCCCTTCACAGGTGGAAAATAATCCTGATTTGATGGGCAAGACAGTAACACGCTGGGTTGTGGCAAAGGACTCTGTGGATCAGTATATTAAAGGTCAGCCTAACGGCCTCAGCAGCAGTGACAAGCAGAAAATAGACAAATTGAAGAAAGCGGGGAAGATTGAGCTTGCCTTTAATAAATATTTTTTCATCAACGGTGACTCAAAGCTTCCGGAAATCTCAGGTATCTTTTCTGCAGCCGTGGGAACGCTTTATGTAATAATTCTGACTGTTCTTTTCAGCGTACCTATCGGGGTAATGTCTGCAATATATCTTGAGGAGTACGCTCCTGACAATATGCTTACCCGCTCCATTGAGGTTAATATAAATAACCTGGCGGCCATACCTTCCATTTTATTTGGTTTACTGGGGTTGGCAGTTTTTATCAATTTTTTCGGTGTTCCCAGGTCTTCGGCTTTGGCAGGAGGATTGACGCTGTCTCTTATGACGCTTCCTGTTATAATTATCAGTACCAGAGCCTCGCTTCAGGCTGTACCTGATTCGATTAGACACGGTGCGCTGGCTGTAGGTGCATCAAAATGGCAGATGATCTGGCATCACATACTGCCTGTTTCTGTACCGGGAATTCTGACTGGTACAATTTTAGGGGTTGCCAGAGCCATGGGCGAAACAGCTCCTTTGCTGCTTGTGGGTATGATGGCTTATATTCCGGAAGCTCCGGATTCGTTCACTGATGCTGCAACGGTTCTTCCCGCCCAGATTTATACATGGGCTTCAGCTTCCCAGAGAGCTTATGTCGAGAGGACTGCTGCAGCCATTATCGTTTTGCTTGCAATTTTATTAACATTAAATGCGGCTGCTATCTGGTTGAGAAATAAGAACGAAAAGAAATGGTAG